Genomic DNA from Paenibacillus sp. MBLB1832:
AAGTACAGGTAGATTCGACAGAACGAAGGCTAAAGCCATCTAAATAGAAAAGGTATGCCAACGGATATGTCGCGCGGCTGAAAAATTGAATATGGTGAGAATTTTCGCATTAAAGCGACATGACGAACTTCTGAATGTACGGGTCTAAAGTTAGAGCATGCGGAAACGTATGTACCATCAGACGATGGGGTGAGTGGCGTAAAGTAAAACTTTCTTCTATGAAATACGCTATGCCAAACTAAGGAGGCATTGGTCTCACAGGCTTAGAGGAAGCACCTAAGTTCAGAAAAGATAGCTAGGCTGTAAGGTACTTGGAAAGCAAGGGACGTTGCAAGAAGGGCTGTTACCCGAAACGGTTACAATAAGGCACATGCCGAAATGCATTTATCCTTGTGAGGGCAGGGGCACGACTGATGAAACCTCTGTAATAGAGGCGGAGGAATAGCCCCAAGTCTAATTGAAAAGAACGATCATTTTCCATACGTGAATTGCACCGATCAGGTAGGAATGTGGGGACATCGCTTCGTCAGGAGGGATGCCACAGTGCAAGCTTTACGAAATTGGGAGTATTACGGCATGACGGAAGCTTTTACGGATTTGTACGAAAGATCAGCAAACAATGAGATATTTTCACGTCTCTATGAAATCGTCACATCCAGAGAGAACATCTTGTTGGCTTACCGTACGATGAAGTCCAATAAAGGATCAAAGACACCAGGAACAGATGGGCTAACCATCAAAGACATCGAACAACGCCCCGAAAACGAATTAGTGAGTGAAATCCAAAACAGACTGCAACACTATCGTCCCAAGAATGTCAGAAGGAAGCTCATCGAAAAAGATAACGGCAAAATGAGGCCGCTTGGCATCCCATGCATTCTCGACCGCATCATCCAGCAGTGCTTCAAGCAAGTCCTTGAGCCCATAGCTGAAGCTAAATTCTACAACCACAGCTACGGATTCAGACCCCTCCGATCGACACATCATGCCATGGCAAGAGTCCAATTTCTTATCAATCAAGCGTCGATGCATTATGTAGTAGACATCGACATATTGAGTTTCTTCGACAACGTCAATCATACGTTGCTTATGAAGCAACTTTGGAACATGGGCATCCAAGATAGAATGGTACTAGCCTGCATTTCTAAAATGCTAAAAGCTGAAATCGATGGAGAAGGAATACCGTCAAAAGGCGTGCCTCAAGGAGGACTGTTGTCGACGTTGCTTTCGAATGTCGTACTGAACGACTTGGACCACTGGGTAGCAGGTCAATGGGAGCTATTTCCCTTGAAGAAGCAACCTAAAAAGTCAAGGGACAGCCAAAGATACGCTAAAATCCGCACGACCCTTAAAGAAGGCTATTTGGTGCGTTACGCCGACGACTTTAAAATCATTTGCAGAGATTGGAGATCGGCTCAGAGATGGTATCATGCGGTAGTTTTGTATCTCAAAGACCGCTTAAAGCTCGACATCTCTCCAGAGAAATCGCAAATCATTAACCTGCGAAAAAGAGAGTCGGAATTTCTTGGCTTTACAATCCGAGCAAACAAAAAGGGTCAAAAGCGAGTAGCGCATACGGGGATCAAATCGGGCAAAATACAGAAAATGAGGAGCGAAGTCAAGAAACATATTCTCAAAATGAGGGCTTCGCCAACGGCGCTAACCGCTGCACGTTTCAACAGCTTTGTTCTAGGAATTCACAACTATTTCAATCGGGCAACACATGTAAATGTTGCGTTCTCACGTCTTGCCTATGATCTGCGAGCTTTCATGTATAATCGTCTTAAACAAATCGGGAAATATGAACATCCTGCAAACCCACCGCCAACATACAGTAAATTTTACAGCTTGGGGTACAGGACTTTTAAAGTAGCAGATGTTTATTTATACCCTCTGGCCAATGTAAAAACAAAGAATACGATGGGCTTTAGTCAAGGTCTTTCGCTCTTTACCACAGCAGGCAGAGAACAAATATACAAAAAGCTTCGACCAGATTTACGTCAGGAGATTTACTTCCTAACGAAATCTAGCATCCCGAATCAGAGTGTAGAGTATATAGATAATCGGATTAGTCGGTATAGCATGAAAATGGGGAAATGCGAAATTACAGGCATGTATCTCTTCGCATCCGATGTTCACTGTCACCACTATATCCCACCCCACGCAGGTGGAAACGACAAGTTTAACAACTTGCGTATCCTCCACAAGGAGGTCGGGAAACTTATCCTACAAACACACAAAGAGACAATTGACGTACTCAAGGAAAAACTGGATCTAACGGAATTGATGATGGTTCAGATCAACAAATACCGTGAAAAGTATGCATTAAGACCAGTTTAACATATCCCAAATCAATGAGTAACGAGGAACTTATGATTTAGTAAATTCAGTTAGAGGGAACGCGGAGTACTGGGAAACTCGTACGCTCCGTGTGGAGCAGGGGAAAAGCTGGAGATCACATCAAATGCTTACCTATTGCAACCTATAGTTGAGGGGATTGCTTCGCGGCAGCTCCTCTTTTTGTTTATTAAAGTAACGGGCAGGTTAATTAAATAAGGTTTCTTATAATTCTTTAAAACAAATACTAAATATTGGAAACTAATTCATTTAATTAACGTCTACATTTTAAACAATAAAATGAGGAGTCATTTTGAGAAAGTTTATATAGGGTTTTAGCTATGGCATTACTTTAACTGCAAGTACAGTAGTGTATGCATCAGGTATTATTCAAGCCGTGAGACAGATTATGAAGGGAGAAGTGAGCTGATCATGAAAAAGAAGTTGGTACTTGTAATAACTATGGCTTTATGCGTAGGGAATTTGGGTTGGGAGAAGTACTCAGCCTTTGCCATGTCAACCGAGACGAACAAGCCGAAAGAAACTACTATTACCTTGTTTGAAAACACGCCTCTGCTCAGCGATAACGGGAATACGCTCGGAATACTGTCTCCCCAAACGGTTACAATTCTTAAAACTGGTCAAAGGAGAGTAGGGCATGGGGAAGGGTATTTTGTACCTATCTATCAGATTTCTACTTGGCTCGGAAAGGCGTGGGTTATGCCATTAAATGCTGCTCTTGGAGAGCAAGTTCCCTCCCAAGCGAATCTTGAATTATTCGGTGTTGAACCGTTATACTTCGATCCTGGTCTTACTAATCCGACTTGGATTCAATTAGCTCCACAAACCGTCAAAGTCAAGTCGAAATGGGGAGACCGTTATCTAATCGAAACACAAAAGGGCGATAGGTGGATCGCTCCACGCTACGAATCGTTGTACGGTGTGGAGGAGGTAGTACGTGAGGTTCAACTCCATAATGAAATAAAGTTGCTTCGTTCCCCCTCTGGGTTGGAAACGGGTGCAGCATTGAGCCCCCAAAGAGTAAAAGTGAATGCAGTGTGGCGCGATTGGTATCGCACAGAATCGTGGCTCGGGCCAGTCTGGTTCAAGCTTACTGAGATGGATAATGATAAAGATGTAATACGAGACCATGACAATTTTGTATCCATCAGCAATCTGGAAAGCAGCGCATCAGGCACTAATAGTTATTCATTATCAGGAGTGATAACAATAAATCAAGAACTCCGAGGGAAAGTTGTTGAAATACACGCCTTAGATTCAAATAAGACGGTAACGGGTTCCACTGCGGAGATAACAATAGAGGGAATTTCATTAGCAAAAATTGGGGACACGCTGAGGTTTTCAGCACCCATTTTTTCACATGGGACACCAAACTCATTTGAAGTTGTGGTCAAAGATTCGTGGGGACTAACCAATTTAGATTTTTTTTCAGATGGAATGATAAATAATGTTGCCGGCATTTCATTTGGCCCACCTTCCATAGATGAAAACAAAATAGTTCTCATTTCTGGTCTCCAATTTAAAAATCAAAGCAAAAATGACTTAAATATCGAACCACTCTCAATCGAGTTTCAAATTAACAAAGTAATTGGAGATCGAAAGGAGATCGTCAAGAGTTATAAATTATCTGATCTCAAGGGTAAAATTCCCGCAATGTCATGGTACAAAGCTTACCTTCCTGCATGGAATCTTACGGATCAAAACGCTGCACCAGTTGCACCTGGTAAATATGAAGTAAGTATTATCGTACCTAGCTTACTGAAATATAATATTGTAGGGTCAGATGTTACTGAAACGCTATATGATTTTGCACGATACCAAAAATGGGATGTAGAGATAACCCAAGATCAGATTAATAAGATAACAAATAATTAAAAATCGCTTTTGAAAAATAAGTCAGCCAGAAAACCAAAGAATCGTCAACTGCATCGCATTTTCAAGCCCAATAAATTGTCATAGGATTATGATTTTAAGCAATTCAACTCGTTAAAGAGCACATCAGTTCTTCGAACGAGAAGGATATTATGGATCTGTTAGTAAAGGATTTAAAAAATATCTCTAGACGATTGGCTGCCGCATGGCAGCCCTTTGCTCCGCTAACGGGCAGTTTAACGTGGTGTGGTATGATAGAATTTAAGTAAATATTCTAACTAGGAGGAGCATTGATGCACCCGATAAACCCGAAAGAATTCGAGGCTATTATTAAACTCCCCGCGAATATTAGATATGAATACTTTATAAAGAAGGTTGCTGATTCAGAAGAAGTCTGGGGGTTGTATGATGACGGATGGGCAATGTCTTCAGATGAAAACGGGAGCTTGCTTATTCCATTCTGGCCTAAGAAAGAATTTGCAGATTACTGTGCTTATGAAGATTGGTCAAATTATAAAGCACAGGGTATCTCATTAAACGAGTTCATTAATGACTGGTTACCCAATATGTCTGAGGATCAGCGTAAGCCGTCGATCTTTTGGAACCGAGATGATTCTGCAGTTCTTGAGATTCAAGTTCTACTAAATGATTTAGAGCAGGAGCTCGAAAAGTATTGAACCATCATTACGCTAACTGAAGAAGTTTCATTTAAAGGACGGATTAAATGGAGATACCAGTTTTCTCATATTTTATGAGTCAATATCGTGATGTATTGCAAATGTCACTGACAGAAAACATAGAATTATTTTGTGAGTCAGAATCAGCCATTCCAAAGATAGAACTTCTTAAAGAAGTTGAAATGATTCTGAATAACCGTAATTTAGATGACTGGGAAATGGATACGTCCGTTATGCTTTTTATGTAATGGCTATGT
This window encodes:
- the ltrA gene encoding group II intron reverse transcriptase/maturase — encoded protein: MQALRNWEYYGMTEAFTDLYERSANNEIFSRLYEIVTSRENILLAYRTMKSNKGSKTPGTDGLTIKDIEQRPENELVSEIQNRLQHYRPKNVRRKLIEKDNGKMRPLGIPCILDRIIQQCFKQVLEPIAEAKFYNHSYGFRPLRSTHHAMARVQFLINQASMHYVVDIDILSFFDNVNHTLLMKQLWNMGIQDRMVLACISKMLKAEIDGEGIPSKGVPQGGLLSTLLSNVVLNDLDHWVAGQWELFPLKKQPKKSRDSQRYAKIRTTLKEGYLVRYADDFKIICRDWRSAQRWYHAVVLYLKDRLKLDISPEKSQIINLRKRESEFLGFTIRANKKGQKRVAHTGIKSGKIQKMRSEVKKHILKMRASPTALTAARFNSFVLGIHNYFNRATHVNVAFSRLAYDLRAFMYNRLKQIGKYEHPANPPPTYSKFYSLGYRTFKVADVYLYPLANVKTKNTMGFSQGLSLFTTAGREQIYKKLRPDLRQEIYFLTKSSIPNQSVEYIDNRISRYSMKMGKCEITGMYLFASDVHCHHYIPPHAGGNDKFNNLRILHKEVGKLILQTHKETIDVLKEKLDLTELMMVQINKYREKYALRPV
- a CDS encoding DUF2750 domain-containing protein is translated as MHPINPKEFEAIIKLPANIRYEYFIKKVADSEEVWGLYDDGWAMSSDENGSLLIPFWPKKEFADYCAYEDWSNYKAQGISLNEFINDWLPNMSEDQRKPSIFWNRDDSAVLEIQVLLNDLEQELEKY